A single region of the Amia ocellicauda isolate fAmiCal2 chromosome 8, fAmiCal2.hap1, whole genome shotgun sequence genome encodes:
- the lix1 gene encoding protein limb expression 1 homolog — translation MDSVLDSLEAVVSRVLPHTDSGSVFKDLNVVGMLHEFWERKQAGGVPVRPENLVVYECAPSPSPPFICYVTLPGGSCFGNLQCCFTKAEARRDAARIALMNSIFNELPSRKITQEFISRSLQEAASTTSGSLGDATDPSTSIGAYCLMLESNVGKTMLEFQEIMTVFQLLHWNGSLKVFREKKCSRQEVISYYSQHHLDEYTRSHMALDWISKEQEAPGLISQELQLALKELGEARTAGRELRFYKEKREILSLALSQRYNEDAGSTCSGQSSLCEAQWREPHP, via the exons TGAACGTGGTGGGGATGCTGCATGAGTTCTGGGAGAGGAAGCAGGCAGGAGGCGTCCCGGTCCGGCCAGAGAACCTGGTGGTCTATGAGTGCGCCCCCTCACCCAGCCCTCCCTTCATCTGCTACGTCACCCTACCAGGGGGCAGCTGCTTTGGCAATTTACAG TGCTGCTTCACTAAGGCAGAAGCCCGGCGAGATGCAGCCCGCATCGCACTGATGAATTCGATCTTCAACGAGCTTCCCTCTCGTAAAATAACGCAGGAGTTCATCTCTCGCAGCCTGCAGGAGGCCGCCTCTACCACCAGT GGCAGTTTAGGGGACGCCACAGATCCCAGCACAAGCATAGGTGCCTATTGCTTAATGCTGGAGTCAAATGTCGGGAAAACCATGCTGGAGTTCCAG GAGATCATGACAGTTTTCCAGCTCCTGCACTGGAACGGGAGCCTGAAGGTGTTCAGAGAGAAGAAATGCTCTCGCCAG GAAGTCATCTCCTACTACTCCCAGCACCACCTGGATGAGTACACCAGGAGCCACATGGCACTGGACTGGATCTCCAAAGAGCAGGAGGCCCCAGGGCTCATCTCCCAGGAGCTGCAGCTGGCACTGAAGGAGCTGGGGGAGGCCCGCACGGCTGGCCGAGAGCTGCGCTTTTACAAGGAGAAGAGAGAGATCCTGAGTCTAGCCCTGAGTCAGCGCTACAATGAAGACGCTGGATCGACCTGCAGTGGGCAGAGCAGCCTGTGTGAGGCACAGTGGAGGGAGCCTCACCCATAG